A single Halopelagius longus DNA region contains:
- a CDS encoding PQQ-dependent sugar dehydrogenase: MIRLPDGYEIEKVADGLTYPTSIVWDDEGNAYVAEAGGAFLDEEDASARILRLEGGEATEVVNLDDEIYPAISGMTWHDGAFYITHREDDLSGAVSKVTPDGERTQILGGIVDAKSDHQLNDIRVGRDGRMYACSGIAGNSGFMDQVMIPFVQKAPDGHPTVAEDIVLRGVNIELPDFREGESGTVRTGAFVPFGTETEPGQVIEGRDKCGGSILAFDPENAEDTVEPHVWGLRNAVGIAWNRRGEMFVAENGYDNAPGRPIVDNYDATYRVREGSWYGWPDFTANMDPVTSPKYKPTSSAVAPPYIDGERQSPKLSFLIDHEASGLKQPDKSLVAGLHEVNSSPSKPDVAPRSWGEYADHLFVPEYGDLSWTTNPLRDKPAGCRIAVIDTKGDGKRVRPFIQNAKPGPASVQGRAGEGLERPYDVKFGPDGAMYIVDFGVQRINRNRIAQGHLPVEWDRETGMVWKVTPTGATNR; encoded by the coding sequence ATGATTCGGCTTCCAGACGGCTACGAGATCGAAAAAGTGGCGGACGGACTCACGTATCCCACGTCTATCGTCTGGGACGACGAGGGCAACGCGTACGTGGCCGAAGCGGGCGGGGCGTTTCTCGACGAGGAGGACGCCTCGGCGCGAATTCTGCGCTTAGAAGGCGGAGAGGCGACAGAAGTCGTCAATCTGGACGACGAGATATATCCCGCCATCTCGGGGATGACCTGGCACGACGGTGCCTTCTACATCACCCACCGAGAGGATGACCTGTCCGGAGCGGTGTCGAAGGTGACGCCGGACGGGGAGCGCACACAGATACTCGGGGGCATCGTCGACGCCAAGTCGGACCATCAGCTCAACGACATCCGGGTGGGAAGAGACGGGAGGATGTACGCCTGCTCCGGCATCGCAGGCAACTCCGGCTTCATGGATCAGGTCATGATTCCGTTCGTGCAGAAGGCCCCGGACGGACACCCGACCGTCGCCGAGGATATCGTTCTCCGGGGCGTCAACATCGAACTCCCCGACTTCCGCGAGGGGGAGTCGGGAACCGTGCGAACGGGAGCGTTCGTCCCGTTCGGAACCGAAACGGAACCCGGTCAGGTGATCGAAGGACGCGATAAGTGCGGCGGCTCCATCCTCGCTTTCGACCCCGAGAACGCGGAGGACACGGTCGAACCCCACGTGTGGGGGCTACGCAACGCTGTCGGCATCGCGTGGAACCGACGAGGCGAGATGTTCGTCGCCGAAAACGGCTACGACAACGCTCCCGGGCGGCCCATTGTCGACAACTACGACGCCACGTATCGAGTACGAGAGGGTTCGTGGTACGGTTGGCCCGATTTCACGGCCAACATGGACCCCGTCACGAGTCCGAAGTACAAACCCACCTCCTCGGCGGTCGCGCCACCCTACATCGACGGCGAACGGCAGTCTCCGAAGCTGTCTTTCCTGATCGACCACGAGGCGAGCGGTCTAAAGCAGCCGGACAAATCGCTCGTCGCCGGCCTCCACGAGGTGAACTCGTCGCCGTCGAAGCCGGACGTCGCACCCAGGTCCTGGGGTGAGTACGCCGACCACCTGTTCGTCCCCGAGTACGGCGACCTCTCGTGGACCACGAACCCGCTCCGAGACAAACCAGCAGGGTGCAGAATTGCCGTCATCGACACGAAAGGCGACGGTAAACGAGTGCGGCCGTTCATCCAGAACGCAAAGCCGGGCCCGGCGTCGGTGCAGGGGCGCGCCGGGGAGGGACTCGAACGGCCGTACGACGTGAAGTTCGGTCCCGACGGTGCGATGTACATCGTGGACTTCGGCGTGCAACGGATCAACCGCAACCGGATCGCGCAGGGTCACCTTCCGGTCGAATGGGATCGAGAGACCGGCATGGTGTGGAAAGTTACCCCGACCGGCGCTACCAACCGGTGA